In the Dioscorea cayenensis subsp. rotundata cultivar TDr96_F1 chromosome 12, TDr96_F1_v2_PseudoChromosome.rev07_lg8_w22 25.fasta, whole genome shotgun sequence genome, one interval contains:
- the LOC120273277 gene encoding probable LRR receptor-like serine/threonine-protein kinase At4g36180 → MTGRRCACTASTPTRDPGSTTGETFSDTPPCLPVREQSSTIDGHAVVNTSFPSHRSLITAGVGAKLLHHCRKYLRKSILTAYVGAVLNHRQKNLREAILDAESHHQRTKRSLNFLSSRSTDPAGDSVHTLVDTDIVFLIPDDSTNASKVSASSIAVHPKMKPMSLDILIIFLLFLFSLKCNAKTEAEALLTWKSSLFNIPQSLNSWSLTNATNHCHWFGITCNSAGGIVELNLPNCSLSGTLDELDFTSLSNLTKLNLSKNMLFGSIPQKFSALSKLISLEMGYNHFETSNFSEFKTMPTLTYLSLRSNNFPVMEFPSFILNCTNLTVLDLSVNEFKGTIPDSLGTNLVKLQYLNLSFNSFSGLIPSSIHNLVHLQKMILIHNQLSGLIPAEIGNMTSLEQLDMNGNSLEGTLPSTMSQLENLMYLDLSYNYNLTGSIPTGLGKGGLLHFANFSGNGFSGELPESLCSGFKLEYLDVGYNNFDGALPSWLRNCTELKQIVLSGNYFSGSLPTDWGHCTSLTSFIIDANNISGVIPKEFGNMTSLHYLSLASNSLIGVIPKELGNLTSLQQLSLDLNFLTGEIPKEFGNMTSLQHMNLASNSLTGEIPKELGNMTSLQELSLASNSLTGEIPKELGSMTSLQDLSFVKIMIYQA, encoded by the exons ATGACTGGCCGTAGATGTGCCTGCACCGCATCAACACCAACACGAGATCCAGGCTCCACCACCGGCGAGACCTTCTCCGACACACCACCCTGTCTTCCGGTACGGGAGCAAAGTTCAACCATTGACGGTCATGCAGTTGTCAACACATCTTTCCCCTCTCACAGATCCCTCATCACCGCCGGCGTGGGAGCCAAGCTCCTCCACCACTGCCGAAAATATCTCCGAAAATCCATCTTGACTGCCTACGTGGGGGCTGTGCTCAACCACCGCCAGAAGAACCTCCGAGAAGCCATCTTGG ATGCGGAGTCCCATCATCAGAGGACCAAACGCTCTCTTAACTTCCTAAGCTCTAGATCAACCGATCCCGCTGGTGATTCGGTGCACACTTTGGTCGA TACTGATATTGTTTTCCTCATCCCTGATGA TAGTACTAATGCATCAAAAGTGAGCGCTTCATCCATTGCGGTTCATCCAAAGATGAAACCAATGTCATTAGACATCCTGATCATTTTCCTACTCTTCCTCTTCTCACTGAAATGCAACGCAAAAACAGAAGCAGAAGCACTTCTGACATGGAAGTCTAGCTTGTTCAATATTCCTCAATCTCTGAACTCATGGAGCCTGACCAACGCCACCAACCACTGCCATTGGTTTGGCATCACCTGCAACTCGGCTGGTGGCATAGTTGAGCTCAACTTGCCAAACTGCAGCCTTAGTGGCACTCTTGACGAGCTAGACTTTACCTCTCTATCAAATCTCACCAAACTGAACCTCAGCAAAAACATGCTGTTTGGTTCAATCCCTCAAAAGTTCTCCGCTCTCTCCAAGCTCATTTCACTGGAAATGGGCTACAATCATTTCGAAACTTCAAACTTCTCCGAGTTCAAAACAATGCCAACATTGACATACCTTTCACTCCGATCAAACAACTTTCCGGTAATGGAATTCCCATCCTTCATACTCAACTGCACCAATCTAACTGTCCTTGATCTATCAGTTAATGAGTTCAAGGGAACAATACCTGATTCCCTTGGAACCAATCTGGTTAAACTTCAGTACCTGAATCTCTCCTTCAACTCATTCTCTGGGTTGATACCTTCAAGTATACACAATCTTGTTCATCTTCAAAAAATGATCCTCATTCATAACCAATTAAGCGGCCTTATCCCTGCGGAGATAGGAAACATGACTTCACTAGAGCAGTTAGACATGAACGGTAACTCTTTGGAGGGGACGCTACCAAGCACCATGTCCCAGCTTGAGAACCTAATGTATCTAGATTTATCCTACAATTACAATTTAACTGGTAGCATCCCTACGGGTCTTGGCAAGGGGGGTCTACTCCATTTTGCCAACTTCTCAGGCAACGGGTTCTCTGGGGAGCTGCCGGAGTCTCTGTGTAGTGGATTCAAGCTAGAGTACCTTGATGTGGGCTATAATAACTTCGATGGAGCACTGCCATCTTGGTTGCGCAACTGCACCGaattaaaacaaatagtttTGAGTGGCAACTATTTCAGTGGGAGCCTGCCAACGGACTGGGGACACTGCACCAGCTTGACGTCCTTCATTATTGATGCCAATAATATATCTGGTGTGATTCCAAAGGAATTTGGTAACATGACAAGCCTGCACTACCTCAGCTTAGCTTCAAACTCCCTGATAGGGGTGATTCCAAAGGAACTTGGTAACTTGACAAGCCTGCAACAGCTGAGCTTAGATTTGAACTTCCTGACAGGGGAGATTCCAAAGGAATTTGGCAACATGACAAGCCTGCAACACATGAACTTGGCTTCAAACTCTCTGACAGGGGAGATTCCGAAGGAGTTGGGTAACATGACAAGTCTTCAAGAGCTGAGCTTAGCTTCAAACTCTCTGACAGGGGAGATTCCAAAGGAGTTGGGTAGTATGACAAGCCTTCAAGACCTGAGCTttgttaagataatgat ttatcaaGCTTAG
- the LOC120273278 gene encoding probable leucine-rich repeat receptor-like protein kinase At1g35710, with product MPLNILFFLLFLFSHNFHLECNAETETETEAEALLNWKSSLFNIPKSLSLWSLTDSTNHCHWFGITCNSAGSVVELNLPNCRLNGRLDELNFTSLSNLNKIDLSRNTLTGSIPRNLSALSKLTSLDIGYNSLDISDFSEFKAMPTLTYVSLRSNSLLTLEFPSFILNCTNLTVLDLSVNEFNGTIPDSLGTNLVNLRCLNLSFNSFSGSIPSSIGNMASLEHLDMSFNLLEGKLPSTMSQLENLMYLDLYGNKLNGSIPMGLGQGGLLYFANFCNNRLSGELSKSLCSGFKLQYLDVGYNNLYGAIPSWLRNCTSLIQIGLEGNHFTGDISKAFGMHPNLISLHLNGNQLTGTLSTDWGQCTSLTSFSIDGNNISGEIPKEFGNMTSLQYLSLDSNFLKGEIPKEFGNMTSLKYLSLNSNFLTGKIPHELGNLSLLRSLVINNNMLSGHIIRISRMTQLYYLDLSGNNLSGQIEAELGNSSRLSYLVLRHNLLAGRIPSTIGCMVFLENLDLSGNKLSDELPEKLGDLKNLRQLDLSSNALSGSIPSSLARLTALQQLNVSHNKLSGQIPEAFAGMYSLYSIDFSYNKLTGPIPSGEVFWKPSMAYVGNADLCRDASSLFSCGFSTSDQGSHGPSDKGSHNPSDQGSNKKHTTLLIAITVPVVGCSLMLLVAIAVACRRQRTNKVTETENYSLVWDTGLKFKFTDVMEAIDDFNEAYCIGKRKFLGWCIRLNCPLAKYWL from the coding sequence ATGCCATTGAACATCCTCTTCTTCCTACTGTTCCTTTTCTCTCATAATTTCCACTTGGAATGCAACGCAGAAACAGAAACAGAAACAGAAGCAGAGGCACTTCTGAATTGGAAGTCTAGCTTGTTCAATATTCCTAAATCTCTCAGCTTATGGAGCCTGACCGATTCCACCAATCATTGCCATTGGTTTGGCATCACCTGCAACTCGGCCGGTAGCGTAGTTGAGCTCAACTTGCCAAACTGCAGGCTCAATGGCAGGCTTGACGAACTAAACTTTACCTCTCTATCAAATCTCAACAAAATCGACCTCAGCAGAAATACTCTGACTGGTTCAATCCCAAGAAACCTCTCTGCTCTCTCCAAGCTCACTTCATTGGATATAGGCTACAATAGTTTAGATATTTCAGATTTCTCTGAGTTCAAAGCCATGCCAACATTAACATACGTTTCACTCCGATCAAACAGCCTTCTGACACTGGAATTCCCATCCTTCATACTCAACTGCACTAATCTAACCGTCCTTGATCTATCAGTTAATGAGTTCAATGGAACAATACCAGATTCCCTTGGAACCAATCTGGTCAACCTTCGGTGCCTGAATCTCTCCTTCAACTCATTCTCTGGGTCAATACCTTCAAGTATAGGAAACATGGCTTCACTAGAGCACTTAGACATGAGTTTTAATTTATTGGAGGGGAAGCTACCAAGCACAATGTCTCAGCTTGAGAACCTCATGTACCTAGATTTATACGGTAACAAGTTAAATGGTAGCATCCCTATGGGTCTTGGGCAGGGGGGTCTGCTCTACTTTGCCAACTTCTGTAACAACAGGCTCTCTGGGGAGCTGTCAAAGTCTCTGTGCAGTGGATTCAAGCTCCAGTACCTGGATGTGGGCTACAACAACTTGTATGGAGCAATACCGTCCTGGTTGCGCAACTGCACCAGCTTAATACAAATCGGGTTGGAGGGTAACCATTTCACGGGAGACATTTCAAAGGCGTTCGGGATGCATCCGAACCTCATATCTTTGCACCTCAATGGGAACCAGCTGACTGGAACTCTGTCAACAGACTGGGGACAGTGCACTAGCTTGACGTCCTTCAGTATTGATGGCAATAATATATCTGGTGAGATTCCAAAAGAATTTGGTAACATGACAAGCCTGCAATACCTGAGTTTAGATTCAAACTTCCTGAAAGGAGAGATTCCAAAGGAATTTGGTAACATGACAAGCCTGAAATACCTGAGCTTAAATTCAAACTTCCTGACCGGCAAGATACCACATGAATTGGGAAACTTGAGCTTGTTAAGGAGTCTCGTCATCAACAACAATATGTTATCAGGCCATATCATAAGAATCAGCCGCATGACTCAACTCTATTATCTCGATTTATCAGGAAACAATCTATCAGGACAGATTGAAGCAGAGTTGGGAAACTCCAGCAGGTTATCATATCTTGTCCTCAGGCACAACTTGTTAGCGGGTCGTATACCATCAACAATCGGATGCATGGTCTTCCTCGAGAATCTTGACTTGTCGGGAAACAAACTTTCTGATGAACTACCAGAGAAGCTTGGTGACCTCAAGAATTTAAGGCAGTTAGATTTGAGCAGCAATGCATTATCTGGGTCAATTCCTTCCAGCTTAGCAAGGCTTACGGCTTTGCAGCAGCTCAATGTGTCTCACAACAAACTCTCAGGTCAAATCCCTGAAGCATTCGCAGGCATGTATAGTCTATACTCCATTGATTTCTCTTATAATAAGCTAACAGGGCCGATTCCTTCTGGAGAAGTTTTCTGGAAGCCATCCATGGCTTATGTCGGCAATGCTGATTTGTGTAGAGATGCTTCCAGTTTGTTCTCGTGTGGGTTCAGTACCTCAGACCAAGGATCTCACGGTCCCTCAGACAAAGGATCTCACAATCCCTCAGACCAAGGATCAAATAAGAAACACACAACACTACTTATCGCCATCACTGTCCCCGTGGTTGGATGTTCCCTTATGCTTCTAGTCGCCATTGCAGTTGCATGCCGGCGACAACGAACCAACAAAGTCACCGAAACAGAAAACTATTCCTTAGTGTGGGATACAGGTCTCAAGTTTAAATTCACAGATGTCATGGAAGCCATAGATGACTTCAATGAAGCATACTGCATAGGAAAAAGGAAGTTTTTGGGGTGGTGTATAAGGCTGAACTGCCCTCTGGCCAAGTATTGGCTGTGA